Proteins from a single region of Chloroflexota bacterium:
- a CDS encoding ABC transporter ATP-binding protein, whose protein sequence is MTVEGPNGHPLLEVKRLKKNFPIRKGFMRREVGAVRAVDDVSFHIDRGETLSLVGESGCGKTTTARCILRAIDPTDGQILFRPTEDTVFDVAQSTRRELRRLRRDMQMIFQDPFSSLNPRFPLLEIVGEPLLVNGMRSRRERQERVEELLRLVGMRPEYMRRFPHAFSGGQRQRIGIARALALNPTLVVADEPVSALDVSVQAQILNLLLDLQQKLGLTYLFVAHDLSVVKHLSDRVAVMYVGRLVEMTDRERLFNSPRHPYTEALLSSVPEPDPRRRSQRIVLEGEVANPAAPPSGCYFHPRCRYAQDVCRTDTPVWEEAAEGHWVACHRAKELELAGVRDRLPMNTAAGNITNPATNATPAT, encoded by the coding sequence ATGACCGTCGAAGGGCCGAACGGACACCCTCTCCTCGAGGTGAAACGCCTCAAGAAGAACTTTCCCATCCGGAAGGGCTTTATGCGCCGCGAGGTGGGCGCGGTGCGAGCCGTGGACGACGTGTCGTTCCACATCGACCGGGGCGAGACGCTGTCGCTGGTGGGTGAGAGCGGTTGCGGGAAGACGACCACGGCCCGCTGCATCCTGCGCGCGATCGACCCGACGGATGGCCAGATTCTGTTCCGGCCAACCGAAGACACGGTGTTCGATGTGGCGCAAAGCACGCGGCGCGAGCTGCGGCGGCTGCGTCGCGACATGCAAATGATCTTTCAGGACCCCTTCAGCTCGCTGAACCCAAGGTTCCCGTTGTTGGAGATCGTCGGTGAGCCGCTGCTGGTGAACGGCATGCGCAGCCGCCGGGAACGGCAGGAGCGGGTGGAAGAGTTGCTGCGCTTGGTGGGTATGCGTCCTGAGTACATGCGCCGATTCCCGCACGCCTTCAGCGGCGGGCAACGGCAGCGCATCGGAATCGCCCGGGCGCTGGCCCTGAACCCCACATTGGTCGTGGCCGACGAGCCGGTATCCGCGCTGGACGTTTCGGTGCAGGCGCAGATCCTGAATCTGCTGCTCGACCTGCAGCAGAAACTCGGGCTCACGTATCTCTTCGTGGCGCACGACCTGAGTGTGGTGAAGCACCTCAGCGACCGGGTGGCGGTGATGTACGTGGGCCGCCTGGTCGAGATGACCGATCGTGAGCGTCTGTTCAACAGCCCGAGGCATCCGTACACGGAGGCCCTGCTGTCGTCGGTGCCGGAGCCGGACCCGCGAAGGCGCTCGCAGCGCATCGTATTGGAGGGCGAGGTCGCGAATCCGGCGGCGCCACCGTCCGGGTGCTATTTCCACCCCCGCTGTCGCTATGCGCAGGACGTGTGCCGGACCGACACGCCCGTCTGGGAAGAGGCGGCGGAGGGTCACTGGGTCGCGTGTCACCGCGCGAAGGAACTGGAGCTGGCGGGTGTGCGCGACCGGCTACCCATGAACACGGCGGCGGGCAACATCACTAATCCCGCGACGAACGCCACGCCAGCGACCTGA
- a CDS encoding ABC transporter ATP-binding protein, which translates to MATLAAGKRRPLLRVQDLKTHFFPDEGTVRAVDGASFEVCAGQTLGIVGESGCGKSVTARSILRIVEHPGEIVEGEIRFLHRTDGREVELDLAQISADGPEMRQIRGGEIAMIFQEPMTSFSPVHPIGSQIVEAIRLHSPLGKREARERAADLLRQVGISRAEARLNEYAYQLSGGLRQRAMIAMALSAEPRVLIADEPTTALDVTTQAQILDLLRQLQTDLGMAIILITHNLGVVAEMCDNVVVMYLGRVVEEGSVDAIFHNPKHPYTRLLLQSIPSLYSEARVPLPTISGAIPHPYNRPEGCPFHDRCPQFIPGTCDRHVPELQALDERTSDQLVSCFLYHEPTDERA; encoded by the coding sequence ATGGCCACCCTTGCCGCAGGGAAACGGCGGCCACTGCTGCGCGTGCAAGACCTCAAGACCCATTTCTTCCCAGATGAGGGCACGGTGCGCGCGGTGGACGGCGCGAGCTTCGAGGTGTGCGCCGGCCAGACCCTCGGGATCGTGGGCGAGAGCGGCTGCGGAAAGAGCGTGACCGCACGCTCGATATTGCGCATCGTCGAACATCCAGGCGAAATCGTGGAAGGCGAGATTCGTTTTCTGCATCGAACCGACGGACGGGAAGTCGAACTCGATCTGGCGCAGATTTCGGCCGACGGCCCGGAGATGCGGCAGATTCGCGGCGGCGAGATCGCGATGATCTTTCAGGAACCCATGACCTCGTTCAGTCCGGTGCATCCGATCGGGAGCCAAATCGTCGAGGCCATCCGGCTGCACTCGCCGTTGGGCAAGCGCGAAGCCCGTGAACGCGCGGCCGACCTCTTGCGGCAAGTCGGCATCTCACGAGCCGAGGCGCGCCTTAACGAATACGCCTACCAGCTGAGCGGTGGTCTGCGGCAGCGCGCGATGATCGCCATGGCGCTGTCCGCCGAGCCGAGAGTCTTGATTGCCGACGAGCCCACGACGGCTCTGGACGTGACGACGCAGGCGCAGATTCTGGACCTGCTGCGGCAGCTTCAGACCGACCTCGGTATGGCGATCATCCTGATCACGCACAACCTGGGCGTGGTGGCCGAGATGTGCGACAACGTTGTCGTGATGTATCTGGGACGGGTGGTTGAGGAGGGTTCCGTGGATGCGATCTTCCACAATCCCAAGCATCCCTACACACGCCTGCTGCTGCAGTCGATCCCGAGCCTGTATTCAGAGGCGCGTGTCCCGCTGCCCACCATCAGCGGCGCCATCCCGCATCCCTACAACCGGCCCGAGGGCTGCCCGTTCCACGATCGCTGTCCACAATTCATTCCGGGAACGTGCGATCGGCACGTGCCCGAACTCCAGGCGCTCGATGAGCGAACGTCAGATCAATTGGTGAGCTGCTTCCTGTATCACGAGCCCACGGACGAGCGGGCATGA
- a CDS encoding ABC transporter permease, whose protein sequence is MAEDHTTRTIESTVAVGGAREEERISVATQWQLTWWRFRKHKVANIAAIVLITYYVVVLFADFFAYADPNLPAAKRGLLPPQPIHLFDDDGWNPHVLAFEGSRDPETFERVYEILGDQPISVQFFAQGLEYEILGIIPWDRHLIGVSDDAGGTLAQEHVSLLGTDIQGRDMWSRIVFATRISMTIGLIAVAISQILGIVIGGVSGYFGGLIDTVIQRIIEIVRSIPQIPLLMGIAAAVPKDWSIEQIYFAITILLALILWTELARVVRGRFLSLREEDFVMAAELAGASRMRIILRHMVPSFLSHIIAATTLAIPTIIISETSLSFLGLGLRPPAISWGVLLQQAQNIQTLALSPWLLLPALPVIVAILAFNFLGDGLRDAADPYGT, encoded by the coding sequence GTGGCTGAGGACCACACCACCCGAACGATTGAGAGCACAGTGGCCGTCGGCGGCGCGCGCGAGGAAGAGCGCATCTCGGTCGCCACACAGTGGCAACTCACCTGGTGGCGATTCCGCAAACACAAGGTCGCGAACATCGCGGCGATTGTGCTGATCACGTATTACGTGGTGGTGCTGTTTGCGGACTTCTTCGCCTACGCCGATCCGAACTTGCCGGCGGCCAAGCGCGGTCTATTGCCGCCGCAGCCGATTCACCTGTTCGATGACGACGGGTGGAACCCGCATGTGCTCGCATTCGAGGGAAGTCGCGATCCGGAAACGTTCGAACGCGTGTACGAGATCCTGGGCGATCAACCGATCTCGGTGCAGTTCTTTGCGCAGGGATTGGAGTACGAGATCTTGGGCATCATTCCGTGGGACCGGCACCTGATCGGTGTGAGCGACGACGCGGGTGGCACGCTGGCGCAGGAGCATGTGTCGCTGCTGGGCACTGATATTCAAGGGCGCGACATGTGGTCGCGGATCGTTTTCGCGACCAGGATCTCGATGACGATCGGGCTGATCGCGGTGGCGATCAGTCAGATTCTGGGAATCGTGATCGGCGGCGTGTCGGGGTACTTCGGCGGCCTGATCGACACCGTGATTCAACGCATCATCGAAATCGTGCGCTCGATCCCGCAGATTCCGCTGTTGATGGGAATTGCCGCAGCGGTGCCGAAGGACTGGTCGATCGAGCAGATCTACTTCGCGATCACAATCCTTCTGGCGTTGATCTTGTGGACCGAACTGGCGCGCGTGGTGCGCGGCCGCTTTCTCTCGCTGCGGGAAGAGGACTTCGTGATGGCCGCCGAGCTGGCCGGGGCCAGCCGCATGCGCATCATCCTGCGACACATGGTGCCCTCGTTCCTGAGCCACATCATCGCGGCCACGACGCTGGCCATCCCCACCATCATCATCAGCGAGACCTCGCTGTCATTCCTGGGTCTAGGCTTGCGGCCGCCCGCCATCTCCTGGGGGGTGCTGCTGCAGCAGGCGCAGAACATTCAGACGTTGGCGCTGTCACCCTGGCTGCTGCTGCCGGCGCTGCCGGTGATCGTCGCGATTCTGGCGTTCAATTTCCTCGGGGACGGTCTGCGGGACGCCGCGGATCCGTACGGGACCTAG
- a CDS encoding ABC transporter permease, producing MAGWLIRRTLFAFATLWAISMLSFVVIQIPPGDYVTSYIAQLQSQGTIFTDHEAQALRDLYGLDQPVILQYFRWLGLMAQGNFGVSFEFNRPVLDVIGDRFLLTIVVSVAALLLTWIVALPIGVYSAVKQYSIGDYAFTFIGFIGLAIPGFLLALVLMYFGFVLFDANVGGLFSPEYAQADWSWAKFWDLMQHMPIPALALGLAGTAFLIRIMRANLLDELRKPYLVTARAKGLTNSRAVLKYPVRVALNPFVSIVPFVLRDIVGGSVIVSIVLSLPTLGPILLKSLIAQDSFLAGTIILLLGVITVVGTLISDILLVILDPRIKFEARGG from the coding sequence ATGGCAGGCTGGCTGATCCGCCGAACGCTGTTTGCGTTCGCGACGTTGTGGGCGATTTCGATGCTGTCGTTCGTCGTCATTCAAATCCCGCCGGGCGATTACGTGACCTCATACATCGCGCAGTTGCAATCGCAGGGCACCATCTTCACCGACCACGAAGCGCAGGCGCTGCGCGATCTCTACGGGCTCGATCAGCCGGTCATCTTGCAGTACTTCCGCTGGCTGGGCCTGATGGCGCAGGGAAATTTCGGGGTGTCTTTCGAGTTCAACCGGCCGGTTCTGGATGTGATCGGCGATCGATTCCTGCTGACTATTGTGGTGTCGGTAGCGGCGCTGCTGCTCACGTGGATCGTGGCGCTGCCGATCGGCGTCTACTCGGCCGTCAAGCAGTACTCCATCGGCGACTATGCGTTCACCTTCATCGGGTTCATTGGTCTGGCGATTCCGGGCTTCCTCTTGGCGCTCGTGCTGATGTATTTCGGATTTGTTCTGTTTGACGCCAACGTCGGTGGCCTCTTCTCGCCGGAGTACGCCCAGGCGGATTGGAGCTGGGCCAAGTTCTGGGATCTGATGCAGCACATGCCGATACCCGCGCTGGCGCTGGGACTGGCGGGGACCGCGTTCCTGATACGCATCATGCGGGCGAACTTGCTGGATGAGCTGCGTAAGCCGTATTTGGTAACCGCGCGGGCGAAGGGCCTGACGAACAGCCGGGCGGTGCTCAAGTACCCGGTGCGCGTGGCACTGAATCCGTTCGTGAGCATCGTGCCTTTCGTGCTGCGAGACATCGTGGGAGGCAGCGTGATCGTATCGATCGTGCTGAGCTTGCCGACGCTCGGGCCGATTCTCCTGAAGTCGCTGATCGCGCAAGACTCCTTCCTGGCGGGGACGATCATTCTGTTATTGGGCGTCATCACGGTAGTCGGCACGCTGATTTCGGACATCTTGCTGGTGATTCTTGATCCGCGAATCAAGTTTGAGGCGCGCGGTGGCTGA
- a CDS encoding sugar phosphate isomerase/epimerase yields the protein MRRSPFKWRQPIIASIHTRPSTEFRSWRTTRGVIDVPKFGLAISSNYFVEDERAGGLEPIVRGLAAAGIRGCELSFKHVEPPVDIAVVRSVLDRHGVQAPTIHPPIGATNLGALDEDHRQASVAEISACFEPYAALGGGAAIVHPSGSGVPPNKSLEWDEGNRAAHLDAFRRSLDELLRMAETLGIRLACENMPSHGRPRPGVLMEEVRAVIDGYPDEVGLCLDTGHAYMSGLDPAAEARIAGERLMALHLQDTDGVADRHWMPGQGDVDWAELYAALTTMGFDGAWTFEVHIEPAAAAAAARRVADGWVAGRF from the coding sequence ATGCGGCGTTCGCCGTTCAAGTGGCGACAGCCCATCATCGCCAGCATTCACACCAGACCATCGACCGAGTTTCGCAGTTGGCGCACGACACGGGGGGTTATAGACGTGCCAAAGTTCGGCCTGGCCATCTCGTCGAATTATTTCGTGGAAGATGAGCGTGCGGGGGGGTTGGAGCCGATTGTGCGCGGCCTGGCCGCAGCCGGAATCCGCGGCTGCGAGCTCTCTTTCAAGCACGTGGAGCCCCCTGTCGATATCGCGGTGGTGCGATCGGTGCTCGATCGGCATGGCGTGCAGGCCCCAACCATCCACCCACCAATCGGCGCCACGAATCTGGGGGCGCTGGACGAGGACCACCGCCAGGCTTCGGTAGCGGAGATCAGCGCGTGCTTCGAGCCGTACGCGGCGCTGGGCGGCGGCGCGGCGATCGTGCATCCCAGCGGCAGCGGGGTTCCACCGAACAAGTCACTCGAATGGGACGAAGGGAACCGCGCGGCGCACCTGGATGCCTTTCGTCGCTCGCTGGACGAGTTGCTGCGGATGGCCGAGACGCTCGGCATTCGCCTCGCCTGCGAAAACATGCCGTCACATGGCCGGCCCCGGCCGGGGGTCCTGATGGAAGAGGTGCGGGCCGTGATCGACGGCTACCCCGATGAGGTGGGACTCTGCCTGGACACCGGGCACGCGTACATGAGCGGGCTCGATCCAGCGGCCGAAGCGCGCATCGCTGGCGAGCGCCTCATGGCGTTGCATCTGCAGGACACGGACGGCGTGGCGGACCGGCACTGGATGCCTGGCCAGGGAGATGTGGATTGGGCGGAGTTGTACGCGGCGTTGACCACCATGGGCTTCGACGGTGCGTGGACGTTCGAAGTCCACATCGAACCCGCGGCGGCCGCGGCGGCCGCCCGGCGCGTCGCGGACGGCTGGGTGGCCGGGCGGTTCTAG
- a CDS encoding ABC transporter substrate-binding protein yields MPIETTVIKEVPVERVVIQEKIVTKEVEVPVATTVIKEVPVEKVVEKVIETERVIPALQPASGENVDVVTGFIPESFSEAPQWTALVQAGRLPPISERLPKEPLVYRPLRRIGKYGGTMRRAFTGPGDLANFDRILHDTFLYWNSQLTKVVPYIAKGWEVSDGGTTFTFFMREGHRWSDGTPLTADDVMFWYEDLYLNDDYHPGGSTWNADSQGEQGTWEKVDDYTVRVRFGAPNFVFVEQLASNPPGGAFSSSHLGNSIWAPKHYLSQFHPKHVGDDNAAKLASDAGYENWVQHMKTVAHPVRNPGCPVTTAWKPLTANSTPQVLLERNPYYHAVDIEGNQLPYIDRIRTDLAEDLEVLNLRAVAGELDFQVRHIVIGNVPVLKANEIRGGYTVSFYNGNHGTEGGFHFNQAWQGDDPEIKKWLETFDFRRALSHGIDRDELNEIHWVGLGSPGTTSPAPGSPYAPEPEYRTKYADFDPAKANAILDELGLAERDADGFRLRSDGEGTLILDLVSVAASFVDFPGIAESVGQMWERNLGIRVNFQVLERSLFNVRRANGELQIWIWSLHGNDTPLLYPGSSLMASAASAAPLYGIWYETGGARGLEPPAGSEIRRQQELHQRAKGVSVEEARELGKEIHRIMVDNLWVIGTVGLSPALIGVRVRSNRLENVAEVLPYGQAAYSPGPARPEQFFFKDAEPVELDFGG; encoded by the coding sequence GTGCCGATCGAGACGACTGTGATCAAAGAGGTCCCGGTCGAGAGGGTGGTGATCCAAGAGAAGATCGTCACCAAGGAAGTGGAAGTGCCGGTCGCGACCACCGTGATCAAGGAAGTTCCGGTCGAGAAGGTCGTAGAAAAGGTCATTGAGACCGAGCGGGTGATACCGGCCCTCCAGCCGGCCAGCGGTGAGAACGTCGACGTCGTGACTGGCTTCATTCCGGAGTCGTTCTCCGAGGCGCCGCAATGGACCGCGTTGGTGCAGGCCGGGAGGCTTCCACCTATCTCGGAGCGGCTGCCAAAGGAGCCGTTGGTCTACCGGCCGCTGCGGCGAATTGGCAAGTATGGCGGCACGATGCGCCGGGCGTTCACTGGGCCCGGCGACCTCGCCAACTTTGACCGCATCCTCCACGACACGTTCTTGTACTGGAACAGCCAGCTAACCAAAGTCGTCCCTTATATCGCCAAGGGGTGGGAGGTCAGTGACGGCGGGACCACCTTTACTTTCTTCATGCGCGAGGGGCACCGCTGGTCCGACGGCACGCCGCTTACTGCTGACGACGTCATGTTTTGGTACGAGGACTTGTATCTGAACGACGACTACCACCCAGGCGGGTCTACCTGGAATGCCGACTCCCAAGGTGAACAGGGTACGTGGGAGAAGGTGGACGACTACACGGTCAGAGTCCGCTTCGGCGCACCCAACTTCGTTTTCGTCGAGCAGCTGGCTTCGAACCCGCCTGGCGGCGCGTTCTCCTCGAGTCACCTCGGAAATAGCATCTGGGCACCCAAGCACTACCTATCCCAGTTTCACCCCAAGCACGTCGGTGACGACAACGCCGCGAAGCTGGCCAGCGACGCCGGCTACGAAAACTGGGTCCAGCACATGAAGACGGTCGCGCACCCCGTGCGCAACCCGGGGTGTCCGGTGACAACCGCCTGGAAGCCTCTAACCGCTAACAGCACACCGCAGGTATTGCTGGAGCGAAATCCCTACTATCACGCTGTGGATATCGAGGGCAATCAGCTGCCCTACATTGACCGAATCCGGACCGATCTTGCCGAGGACTTGGAGGTATTAAACCTCAGGGCCGTAGCTGGCGAACTTGACTTTCAGGTCCGGCACATCGTCATCGGCAACGTACCCGTCTTGAAGGCCAACGAAATCAGAGGCGGCTACACCGTGAGCTTCTATAACGGAAACCACGGCACCGAGGGTGGCTTTCACTTCAACCAGGCGTGGCAAGGTGATGACCCGGAGATCAAGAAGTGGCTTGAGACCTTTGACTTCCGGCGGGCGCTGTCGCACGGCATCGACCGCGACGAGCTAAACGAGATTCACTGGGTGGGCCTGGGTTCGCCCGGCACGACCTCGCCAGCCCCTGGCTCGCCCTACGCCCCCGAGCCCGAGTACCGCACGAAGTATGCCGACTTCGATCCTGCGAAGGCCAACGCGATCCTTGACGAGCTGGGCCTGGCAGAACGCGATGCCGACGGTTTCCGATTGCGCAGCGATGGCGAAGGCACGTTGATTCTGGATCTTGTCTCGGTCGCGGCGTCCTTTGTGGACTTTCCAGGTATCGCTGAGTCCGTGGGTCAGATGTGGGAGCGGAACCTCGGAATCCGCGTCAACTTTCAGGTGCTCGAGCGCAGCTTGTTCAACGTGCGACGGGCAAATGGCGAGTTGCAAATCTGGATTTGGTCGCTGCACGGGAACGACACACCGCTCCTCTACCCGGGATCGTCCCTCATGGCCTCCGCGGCCTCTGCCGCCCCGCTCTACGGGATCTGGTACGAGACTGGCGGTGCCAGAGGGTTGGAGCCGCCCGCGGGCAGTGAGATCCGGCGCCAGCAGGAACTCCACCAGCGAGCCAAGGGAGTCTCCGTCGAAGAAGCCCGGGAACTCGGCAAGGAGATTCACCGCATCATGGTGGACAACCTGTGGGTCATCGGGACGGTCGGCCTGTCGCCGGCGCTCATTGGTGTGCGAGTTCGGAGCAACCGGCTTGAGAATGTGGCGGAGGTTCTCCCATATGGGCAAGCGGCCTATAGCCCGGGCCCCGCGCGCCCCGAGCAGTTTTTCTTCAAGGACGCTGAGCCGGTCGAGCTCGATTTCGGCGGTTGA
- a CDS encoding phytanoyl-CoA dioxygenase family protein, with product MTVTTSLNAPQEEGRMIANARGLSTSQRDFFDREGYLVIDDVFDPARDFKLLNEELGNILDRIARRLLEAGDIKHYDSEESFGQRVLQVLRAPGAFPAQEFDISLPQRRSIDSDTPIYLGNGAFSILTHPILLDLVESIIGPEITSSPIQHIRVKTPLSLARTDNQWNGIPDENTLTTSAHQDIGVQSADADASEVLTVWMPITDVSAEMGCLGVWPRRHRGGILNHCPGNEGLAITPQALDENDFLPLPMRAGSVLLMTRFTPHCALPNLSDSVRWSMDLRYQPTGQINGRADFPDFVARSASNPESALADHNAWRDLWFDARARLAGQPIRSFNRWSADAPWCA from the coding sequence GTGACCGTCACCACGTCGCTCAACGCGCCACAGGAGGAAGGACGGATGATCGCCAACGCGCGGGGTCTCAGCACGAGCCAAAGGGACTTCTTTGACCGCGAAGGGTATCTCGTCATCGATGATGTCTTCGACCCGGCCCGCGATTTCAAGTTGCTCAACGAAGAGCTCGGAAACATTCTCGACCGGATCGCTCGCCGCCTGCTTGAGGCCGGCGACATCAAACACTACGACTCTGAGGAGTCCTTCGGGCAGCGTGTGCTACAGGTTCTCCGCGCCCCCGGCGCCTTTCCCGCCCAAGAATTCGACATCTCTCTCCCACAGAGGAGATCAATTGACTCCGACACCCCGATTTACCTCGGGAACGGCGCCTTTAGCATCCTCACACACCCGATCCTGCTCGACCTTGTCGAGTCGATCATCGGACCCGAGATAACCTCCAGCCCAATCCAACACATCCGCGTCAAAACCCCTCTCTCACTCGCCAGGACTGACAATCAATGGAACGGCATCCCTGATGAAAACACCCTCACCACGTCGGCCCACCAGGATATCGGCGTGCAATCCGCCGATGCCGACGCCAGCGAGGTTCTCACCGTCTGGATGCCAATCACCGACGTCTCCGCCGAGATGGGTTGCCTTGGCGTCTGGCCACGGCGCCACCGGGGCGGAATCCTCAATCACTGCCCCGGCAACGAGGGCCTGGCGATAACTCCACAGGCACTGGATGAAAACGACTTCTTGCCGCTCCCGATGCGCGCCGGTTCGGTCCTCCTGATGACTCGCTTCACGCCCCACTGCGCTCTTCCCAACCTCAGCGACAGCGTGCGCTGGAGCATGGACCTGCGCTATCAGCCCACTGGCCAGATCAACGGCCGCGCCGACTTTCCCGACTTCGTCGCCCGCAGCGCTTCCAACCCGGAATCCGCCCTCGCCGACCACAACGCCTGGCGCGACCTCTGGTTTGACGCCCGCGCCCGGCTGGCCGGCCAGCCCATCCGCAGTTTTAACCGCTGGAGTGCAGACGCCCCCTGGTGCGCCTGA
- a CDS encoding histidine phosphatase family protein, which produces MYGSQTDTGLTDRGRRQCAFLAQQRDRFDGARIIASDLARATETLRLVLGSAVDATLEQVWRERDFGGAAGMTADAARARYPALFDFEGGGWFAAKTEDGESLADVDRRVRVALEEIVARDDSHVAVFTHGGPIQLSICAVLGLDPRTHMRRFNVENTAIATLQSSPWGVVVTGWNEVSHLPSAERTGVFEA; this is translated from the coding sequence ATGTACGGTAGTCAGACCGATACCGGGCTGACCGACCGCGGCCGCCGGCAATGCGCCTTCCTGGCTCAGCAAAGGGATCGATTCGACGGTGCGCGGATCATCGCCAGCGACCTCGCGCGCGCGACCGAAACGCTTCGTCTCGTCCTTGGGTCCGCAGTGGACGCGACCCTCGAGCAAGTCTGGCGCGAGCGCGATTTTGGCGGCGCCGCCGGGATGACGGCGGATGCGGCGCGCGCTCGCTATCCCGCACTGTTCGATTTCGAGGGTGGCGGATGGTTCGCGGCCAAGACAGAGGACGGTGAGTCCCTCGCCGACGTGGATCGTCGCGTCCGCGTCGCGCTCGAGGAGATCGTGGCGCGCGACGACAGCCACGTCGCCGTCTTCACCCACGGCGGCCCCATACAGCTTTCGATTTGCGCAGTGCTCGGCCTGGACCCGCGCACGCACATGCGGCGATTCAACGTCGAGAACACCGCGATTGCGACACTTCAGAGTTCGCCGTGGGGTGTCGTAGTCACTGGGTGGAATGAGGTGTCGCACCTGCCGTCCGCGGAGCGCACGGGCGTATTCGAGGCCTAG
- a CDS encoding alpha/beta hydrolase, whose protein sequence is MRGPLAAVWEIPKPLSVHPVQVDDNTVIMLRRHGNPEGPRLVLSHGNGLAIDLYYPFWSLLSRDFDLLVHDLRNHGWNKVGAQMDHRVDTFARDHDRIREAIGRRYGEKPTVGVFHSISALACLHAPSRGDGYSALVLFAPPLCNSGSMYRAFESRAKDTADMLRRRTQWFRSREELAELHTYLPYFQRAVPGVFELVARTTLKESATGQGFELRCPAEFEAQIWDHASTYAVTVDFGAMRFPVKTVAADPAAQDPSDPSFEYEDADVDHEFIPDTTHFLQLEKPQECAVAVRRFLQQVGILENQ, encoded by the coding sequence GTGAGAGGACCTCTCGCAGCCGTCTGGGAGATTCCAAAGCCGTTGTCGGTTCACCCAGTCCAGGTGGACGACAACACCGTGATCATGCTGCGACGCCACGGAAACCCGGAGGGTCCGAGGCTGGTGCTGAGCCACGGTAACGGCCTTGCCATCGATCTCTACTATCCATTCTGGTCGCTCCTGAGCCGCGACTTCGACTTGCTGGTCCACGACCTGCGGAATCACGGTTGGAACAAAGTCGGCGCCCAGATGGATCACCGCGTCGACACCTTTGCACGAGACCACGACCGCATTCGTGAGGCGATTGGCCGTCGCTACGGCGAGAAACCCACCGTTGGCGTGTTTCACTCGATCTCAGCCTTGGCATGCCTTCATGCGCCGTCGCGGGGAGACGGCTACTCCGCCTTGGTGCTTTTCGCCCCACCCCTCTGCAACAGCGGCTCCATGTACCGGGCGTTCGAATCACGGGCTAAGGACACAGCCGACATGCTCAGACGGCGGACACAATGGTTCCGGTCCAGGGAAGAGCTGGCGGAACTTCATACCTATTTGCCCTATTTTCAGCGTGCCGTTCCGGGAGTCTTCGAACTTGTGGCAAGAACGACCCTCAAGGAGTCGGCGACCGGCCAGGGGTTCGAGCTCCGGTGTCCCGCCGAGTTCGAGGCGCAGATCTGGGACCACGCCTCGACGTATGCGGTGACCGTCGATTTCGGCGCCATGAGGTTTCCCGTCAAAACCGTAGCCGCAGACCCCGCCGCACAGGACCCGAGCGACCCGTCGTTCGAATACGAGGACGCGGACGTGGACCATGAGTTCATTCCCGACACGACACATTTCCTGCAACTCGAAAAACCGCAGGAGTGTGCGGTAGCCGTGCGGAGGTTTCTGCAGCAGGTGGGAATCCTGGAGAATCAATAG